A window from Gemmatimonas sp. UBA7669 encodes these proteins:
- a CDS encoding outer membrane protein assembly factor BamD, which translates to MSARHSRPDHRPEFRMEFRLLMLLSMAAALAACSRGFRPADFANPEALFQATLVEFQKKKWDNAQLGFERLTVDLSSRDPLLAPAYFYLALTHERKKEFLLAAQAYERVTDGFPDDTLAPMAMLGTGASYQSLWRRPNLDPEYGQKAVSILRALLSSYPEAKETEDAKRRITQLEEWFAQKDYDTGVHYIKVRRAIDPAIIYFKDVVTTYPATRAARLSWLRLHELYTRIRWKEDAAETCTAMWKAYPGDADVVAACGAAPADTAKVASDSTGVGKVSADTASLERPAIVPSPVAFARPGPHSFH; encoded by the coding sequence CCCGCCCGGACCATCGTCCGGAGTTCCGCATGGAGTTCCGCCTGTTGATGCTGCTGAGCATGGCCGCCGCCCTGGCGGCCTGCTCACGTGGTTTCCGACCGGCGGACTTCGCGAACCCCGAGGCGCTGTTTCAGGCGACGCTCGTGGAGTTCCAGAAGAAGAAATGGGACAATGCCCAGCTGGGCTTCGAGCGCCTCACGGTTGACCTGAGTTCGCGTGACCCGCTGCTCGCTCCGGCCTACTTCTACCTCGCGCTCACGCATGAGCGCAAGAAGGAGTTCCTGCTGGCGGCGCAGGCCTACGAGCGCGTCACCGACGGTTTCCCGGACGACACGCTGGCCCCCATGGCCATGCTGGGCACCGGGGCGTCGTATCAGAGCCTCTGGCGCCGTCCGAATCTCGACCCGGAGTACGGCCAGAAGGCGGTGTCGATTTTGCGCGCGCTGCTCTCGTCCTATCCGGAAGCCAAGGAAACCGAGGACGCCAAGCGCCGCATCACGCAGCTCGAAGAGTGGTTCGCGCAGAAGGACTACGACACGGGCGTCCATTACATCAAGGTGCGTCGGGCCATCGACCCGGCCATCATCTACTTCAAGGACGTCGTCACCACCTATCCGGCCACCCGGGCGGCTCGCCTGTCGTGGCTGCGCCTGCATGAGCTCTACACTCGTATCCGCTGGAAGGAAGACGCAGCGGAAACGTGTACGGCCATGTGGAAGGCCTATCCGGGTGACGCTGACGTCGTGGCGGCCTGTGGTGCCGCGCCGGCCGATACGGCCAAAGTCGCCAGTGACAGCACGGGGGTCGGCAAGGTCTCGGCCGACACGGCGTCGCTTGAGCGGCCGGCCATCGTGCCTTCACCGGTGGCCTTCGCCCGGCCCGGCCCGCACTCCTTCCACTGA
- the nadD gene encoding nicotinate (nicotinamide) nucleotide adenylyltransferase, producing the protein MRSPLRIGLFGGSFDPPHIGHLLMVQDVRDQLALDRLLVIPAAQQPLKGSEQTPAAHRLAMAQACFADIPDCIVDPAEIERGGLSFMVDTVADLRRRWPDADLHLLVGHDVVPTLPRWKDIDHLLTQVQLVVMDRNGGGVGDHELVHGGVQARRLAVRRVDVSSTEIRARVATGRSIRGFVTDAVATYIASTGLYRENSRVRAATDS; encoded by the coding sequence GTGCGGTCGCCTCTGCGAATCGGCCTCTTCGGCGGCTCGTTCGACCCACCGCACATCGGGCATCTGCTCATGGTGCAGGACGTGCGGGACCAGTTGGCGCTCGATCGCCTGCTCGTCATTCCCGCCGCCCAGCAGCCCCTCAAGGGGTCGGAGCAGACGCCTGCCGCGCATCGCCTGGCCATGGCCCAGGCCTGCTTCGCCGACATACCGGATTGCATCGTGGACCCCGCAGAAATCGAGCGGGGCGGGTTATCTTTCATGGTTGACACCGTGGCGGACCTGCGCCGGCGCTGGCCGGATGCAGACCTCCACCTGCTCGTGGGGCATGATGTCGTGCCCACCCTGCCGCGCTGGAAGGACATCGATCACCTGCTCACGCAAGTGCAGCTCGTGGTGATGGACCGAAACGGCGGCGGTGTGGGTGACCACGAGTTGGTGCACGGCGGCGTGCAGGCCAGGCGACTGGCCGTGCGACGGGTGGACGTGTCGTCAACCGAGATTCGAGCACGCGTGGCGACGGGCCGCAGCATTCGCGGCTTCGTCACCGATGCCGTGGCGACGTACATCGCATCCACCGGGTTGTATCGCGAGAATTCCCGGGTTCGCGCAGCAACGGACTCCTGA
- a CDS encoding SEC-C metal-binding domain-containing protein: MEAFAPPIPEAQPLRDEGARPTRRYNALGILEDIPPEELLEAAAAGNGDADDDEEDDDAPVTAEAARVVARGAPSVVGAGSVRSLAEGGGALPDGWEQTPRNNACPCGSGKKFKKCHGAHL, from the coding sequence ATGGAGGCTTTTGCGCCGCCCATCCCAGAGGCACAGCCGCTGCGCGACGAAGGGGCGCGGCCCACGCGTCGCTACAACGCCCTCGGCATCCTCGAAGACATTCCGCCCGAGGAACTGCTCGAGGCGGCTGCGGCCGGCAACGGAGACGCGGACGACGACGAGGAGGACGATGACGCGCCGGTGACGGCCGAGGCGGCCCGCGTCGTGGCCCGTGGTGCGCCGTCGGTGGTGGGCGCGGGGTCGGTGCGCTCGCTGGCGGAAGGTGGCGGTGCACTGCCCGATGGCTGGGAGCAGACGCCGCGCAACAACGCCTGCCCCTGCGGCTCGGGCAAGAAGTTCAAGAAGTGCCACGGCGCGCATCTCTGA